The window GCGGAGCCCTGCTCGGCGCGCTCCACGGCGAGACCGCCCTGCCGGCCGCCTGGATCGCCGAACTCGAGGGCCGGGCCACGCTGCTGGAGATCTCCGACGACTTCGCCCTGGAGATGACCCAGGGCCCGAGCCTCCACAACGCCACCCATTCCACCCCCGGCTGGCTCACGAGATATCCCCCGCTTTAACGGCGCCACCACCCAAGAGGGCCAATACCAGCCCTTTTCGAGAACTTACGGACTTCGGGGCGATTGCACGCATGCCGTCTCGCACGCGAGTTCGTGATAAAACGATCGGCATACAAGTGCGTCGATTCGCCGAAACGGGACGGTGAATGCGACCGCTGCATTCCTTGACAGAGAAACGCATGACCGGGCGGAGTTCATGACCACCTCCACACAGCACGTCGCGGCGCCCGGAACCCGACGCGCCGGCAGGCTGATGCAGCGTCAGGCCGCCTGGAAGCCCAGTCTGCTCCCGTTCTTCATAACGGGCATAGCCGCCTATGTATTTTCTTCCTGGCTCTATTACGACGAGAACACCCTTATGGGATGGGCCGTCACCATTCTCTGGACCCTCCCTGTCGCCAGCTCCGTCGTCGGCATCGCCGGAGCCGTGCTGACGCGCCGTCGCATCAAGCGCCAGCGCGACTGGGCCCCCGCGGAACCGGTGACCCAGGACCGCCTCATCGTGCTCGTGCCCACCATCGGACGCCACGACACCTATCCCGCCCTGGAACGCTCGGTCCTGTCGTACTGCGAGTTCATGCCCGCCTGGTTCCGCGACCTGCGCATCGAGGTGCTGACGGAGGAGGGCTGCGAGGCCGCCGAGCGCATCGACGCGCTCGCCGCCCAACACCCCCTGATCCGCGTGGTCACCGTCCCGAAGGCGTACAAGACGCCGAACGGCACCCGGTTCAAGGCCCGCGCCAACCACTACTCGCACGAACTGCGCATCGCCGAGGGCGAGGCCCTGGACGACATCTGGGTCCTGCACATGGACGACGACACCGGCGTGGGCCCCGACACCGCCCAGCAGGTCGCCCGGTTCATCAACGCCCAGCGCCGTGCGGGCGACGACGCCAAGCACCTGGCCCAGGGGATGCTCACCTATCCCCGCGAGAACGCCGTCAACCGCCTCACCTGGCTGGCCGACGCCATCCGTCCCGCCGACGACATCGCGCGCTTCGCTGTCCTCACCGGCGGAGGCACCCCGCTCGTCGGCCTCCACGGCGAGCTGCTGCTGATCCGCTCGTCCATCGAGGCGACCATCGGCTGGGACTTCGGCCCGGACTCCATCTGCGAGGACGCCCACCTCGCCCTGGTCTTCTCCAGCCGGTACAAGGGCCGCAGCGACTGGTTCTCCGGGCGTAGCTACGGCGCCTCGCCCTCCAACATGCGGGACTTCCTCAAGCAGCGCGAGCGGTGGTCCTGGGGCCTGGTCGGCCTCGCCTTCAACAAGACGCTGCCGCGCCACTCCCGCGCCCTGCTGATGTACAGCGTGACCACGTGGGTCATCGGCCCCTTCCAGCACGTCGCCGTGATCCTGGCGGCCGGAGCGCTGATGGGCGACATCAACACCTCGCCCGTCAGCCCCTGGATCCTGCCGCTGTGGGCCATCACCATGGGCTACGCCGTGTGGATGTACTGGGAGGGGCTGAAGATCAACGCCTCGGTGTCGGCCAACGGCCGCCGCCTGTGGTGGGAGCCGCCGGTCGTGCTCCTGCTCATGCCCTTCTTCGCCATCTGGGAGGCGTGCGGCTCGTTCAAGGGCCTGCTGCGCTACCTGCGCGGAACCGAGAACCAGTTCGTCGTCATCGCGAAGCCCGCCTGATGAGAGCAGCCATGCGTCCTTCCCCGCACGTCCGGTCCACCTCCCGCGTCGCCGGTCGCGTCGCCGGTCTCGTCACCGTCCTCGTCCTGGCCCTGTCCTCCTGCGGCCTGCTCGACGACCCGGCGGACGGGCCCGGTTCCGGGGACGGGGACTCCCCCCGGGCCTCGGGCTCCGCGTCCGCGCCCGCCTCCGTACCGCAGGTCACGAAGCCGTGGAAGGAGGGCGACCCGGAACTGGGCGTCCAGGTCCTCTGGTACGCGGATCCGGCCGAGAAGGACAGCACGGTACGGACCAAGGCCCGCCGGATCGTCGACTACATCGTCGGCCGGGACATGAACGCGGTCTCGGTCTCCTTCCCCTTCGTCAGCAAGGGCATCACCGCCAGCAAGGTCGAGGCCGGACCGATCACGCCGAGCACCGCCCACCTGGCCATCCTGCTCGACGAGGCCGCGGCCAGCGGCCTGCGCGTGACCCTGCGGCCGCTGCTCGACGAGAAGTCGCTGATGGCGCAGGACCCGCAGGCCTGGCGCGGCAAGATCAAGCCCGCCGACCCG is drawn from Streptomyces sp. NBC_01232 and contains these coding sequences:
- a CDS encoding glycosyltransferase family 2 protein, which codes for MTTSTQHVAAPGTRRAGRLMQRQAAWKPSLLPFFITGIAAYVFSSWLYYDENTLMGWAVTILWTLPVASSVVGIAGAVLTRRRIKRQRDWAPAEPVTQDRLIVLVPTIGRHDTYPALERSVLSYCEFMPAWFRDLRIEVLTEEGCEAAERIDALAAQHPLIRVVTVPKAYKTPNGTRFKARANHYSHELRIAEGEALDDIWVLHMDDDTGVGPDTAQQVARFINAQRRAGDDAKHLAQGMLTYPRENAVNRLTWLADAIRPADDIARFAVLTGGGTPLVGLHGELLLIRSSIEATIGWDFGPDSICEDAHLALVFSSRYKGRSDWFSGRSYGASPSNMRDFLKQRERWSWGLVGLAFNKTLPRHSRALLMYSVTTWVIGPFQHVAVILAAGALMGDINTSPVSPWILPLWAITMGYAVWMYWEGLKINASVSANGRRLWWEPPVVLLLMPFFAIWEACGSFKGLLRYLRGTENQFVVIAKPA